In Ciona intestinalis unplaced genomic scaffold, KH HT000155.2, whole genome shotgun sequence, one genomic interval encodes:
- the tkr gene encoding tachykinin receptor isoform X3, with translation MLLSLSLTFTLLFCYWTGTMYYIEGSVTYKYYKETLDLVGLRPNPAIVPQQRDARIYRVTRDVGQDTGNLSESYGGASSNFSGKSQQLNLLPIAFNVTMNITSTHDPSDRMVTDVTATTEDHHEDEENPFAQSPYAIFGWSVVYGLLVVVALVGNLGICWIVIRNKRMQTVTNFFLASTAFADSNVIGFNTVFNFTYALNNDWYFGKAFCHFINFVPIGAVLASILSITVISLDRFVVIMYPLRRRTSRKTAKMTIAGIWLFSLGVAFPQCFFATITTEESGTRTTCSIQWPDGVSGRMRLGYQLSFMVISYFLPLIILAVSYVAMALRLCGSNNQVGHQNETQLRRIANNKKAVRMMMLVVVVFAICWCPYHLFFLADYIVSDSYHWEKIQQVYLAVFWVAMSSSMYNPFIYCWNNSRFKESFRELFHCGGARGHRSFAFRLRQRSRGA, from the exons atgttgttatCTCTCTCTTTGACGTTCACGTTATTATTCTGCTATTGGACCGGTACCATGTATTATATAGAAGGGTCGGTCACTTACAAATATTACAAGGAGACACTTGACTTGGTTGGGTTGCGGCCAAACCCTGCCATTGTACCACAGCAACGAGATGCGAGGATATATAGAGTAACAAGAGACGTGGGACAGGACACGGGGAACTTGAGCGAATCGTACGGAG gAGCTAGTTCAAATTTTAGCGGGAAATCTCAACAATTAAACTTGTTGCCAATTGCATTCAACGTCACAATG AACATCACCAGCACCCACGATCCGAGTGACAGAATGGTGACTGACGTCACAGCAACAACTGAAGATCACCACGAAGACGAAGAAAACCCGTTCGCCCAG AGCCCATACGCGATATTCGGTTGGTCAGTGGTGTATGGGTTACTAGTCGTTGTAGCTTTGGTGGGAAATCTTGGGATCTGCTGGATCGTCATCAGGAACAAACGAATGCAAACCGTCACCAACTTCTTCCTCGCCAGCACTGCGTTTGCG GACTCAAACGTGATCGGTTTCAACACCGTTTTTAACTTCACGTATGCTTTGAACAACGATTGGTATTTCGGGAAGGCGTTTTGTCATTTTATCAACTTTGTGCCGATCGGGGCGGTCCTTGCTAGCATCCTTTCTATCACTGTTATCAGTTTGGATCGCTTCGTCGTCATCATGTACCCGCTACGTAGGAGGACATCTCGGAAGACTG CCAAGATGACGATCGCTGGCATCTGGTTGTTTTCGTTGGGTGTGGCTTTCCCTCAATGTTTCTTCGCCACAATAACAACGGAGGAAAGTGGGACAAGAACAACATGCAGCATACAGTGGCCAGATGGTGTTTCGGGGCGTATGCGGTTGGG GTACCAACTTTCGTTCATGGTCATCTCATACTTTCTACCCTTGATAATATTAGCGGTCAGCTACGTTGCCATGGCGCTTCGTCTGTGTGGAAGCAACAACCAAGTCGGCCACCAAAACGAGACTCAACTGCGCCGTATAGCGAATAACAAAAAG GCTGTTCGTATGATGATGTTGGTCGTTGTTGTATTCGCAATATGTTGGTGTCCTTACCACTTGTTCTTCCTCGCTGATTATATAGTCAGTGATAGCTATCATTGGGAGAAAATACAACAAGTTTATCTCGCCGTATTCTGGGTTGCAATGAGTAGTTCCATGTACAACCCGTTCATATATTGCTGGAACAACAGTCG GTTTAAGGAATCGTTCCGTGAATTATTCCACTGCGGTGGCGCCAGAGGTCACCGTTCATTTGCATTTCGACTCCGACAGAGAAGCAGAGGGGCATGA
- the tkr gene encoding tachykinin receptor isoform X1, which produces MLLSLSLTFTLLFCYWTGTMYYIEGSVTYKYYKETLDLVGLRPNPAIVPQQRDARIYRVTRDVGQDTGNLSESYGGASSNFSGKSQQLNLLPIAFNVTMNITSTHDPSDRMVTDVTATTEDHHEDEENPFAQSPYAIFGWSVVYGLLVVVALVGNLGICWIVIRNKRMQTVTNFFLASTAFADSNVIGFNTVFNFTYALNNDWYFGKAFCHFINFVPIGAVLASILSITVISLDRFVVIMYPLRRRTSRKTAKMTIAGIWLFSLGVAFPQCFFATITTEESGTRTTCSIQWPDGVSGRMRLGYQLSFMVISYFLPLIILAVSYVAMALRLCGSNNQVGHQNETQLRRIANNKKAVRMMMLVVVVFAICWCPYHLFFLADYIVSDSYHWEKIQQVYLAVFWVAMSSSMYNPFIYCWNNSRFREEFKRLCCCFKLAHQPKLNMGLRNRSVNYSTAVAPEVTVHLHFDSDREAEGHESEIHAKRCGVRWIPLEDNVSYFPIVF; this is translated from the exons atgttgttatCTCTCTCTTTGACGTTCACGTTATTATTCTGCTATTGGACCGGTACCATGTATTATATAGAAGGGTCGGTCACTTACAAATATTACAAGGAGACACTTGACTTGGTTGGGTTGCGGCCAAACCCTGCCATTGTACCACAGCAACGAGATGCGAGGATATATAGAGTAACAAGAGACGTGGGACAGGACACGGGGAACTTGAGCGAATCGTACGGAG gAGCTAGTTCAAATTTTAGCGGGAAATCTCAACAATTAAACTTGTTGCCAATTGCATTCAACGTCACAATG AACATCACCAGCACCCACGATCCGAGTGACAGAATGGTGACTGACGTCACAGCAACAACTGAAGATCACCACGAAGACGAAGAAAACCCGTTCGCCCAG AGCCCATACGCGATATTCGGTTGGTCAGTGGTGTATGGGTTACTAGTCGTTGTAGCTTTGGTGGGAAATCTTGGGATCTGCTGGATCGTCATCAGGAACAAACGAATGCAAACCGTCACCAACTTCTTCCTCGCCAGCACTGCGTTTGCG GACTCAAACGTGATCGGTTTCAACACCGTTTTTAACTTCACGTATGCTTTGAACAACGATTGGTATTTCGGGAAGGCGTTTTGTCATTTTATCAACTTTGTGCCGATCGGGGCGGTCCTTGCTAGCATCCTTTCTATCACTGTTATCAGTTTGGATCGCTTCGTCGTCATCATGTACCCGCTACGTAGGAGGACATCTCGGAAGACTG CCAAGATGACGATCGCTGGCATCTGGTTGTTTTCGTTGGGTGTGGCTTTCCCTCAATGTTTCTTCGCCACAATAACAACGGAGGAAAGTGGGACAAGAACAACATGCAGCATACAGTGGCCAGATGGTGTTTCGGGGCGTATGCGGTTGGG GTACCAACTTTCGTTCATGGTCATCTCATACTTTCTACCCTTGATAATATTAGCGGTCAGCTACGTTGCCATGGCGCTTCGTCTGTGTGGAAGCAACAACCAAGTCGGCCACCAAAACGAGACTCAACTGCGCCGTATAGCGAATAACAAAAAG GCTGTTCGTATGATGATGTTGGTCGTTGTTGTATTCGCAATATGTTGGTGTCCTTACCACTTGTTCTTCCTCGCTGATTATATAGTCAGTGATAGCTATCATTGGGAGAAAATACAACAAGTTTATCTCGCCGTATTCTGGGTTGCAATGAGTAGTTCCATGTACAACCCGTTCATATATTGCTGGAACAACAGTCG ATTTCGCGAAGAGTTTAAACgactttgttgttgttttaaacttgcTCATCAACCTAAGTTAAACATGG GTTTAAGGAATCGTTCCGTGAATTATTCCACTGCGGTGGCGCCAGAGGTCACCGTTCATTTGCATTTCGACTCCGACAGAGAAGCAGAGGGGCATGAGAG TGAAATTCACGCAAAgcgctgtggggtaagatggataccgttggaAGATAATGTGtcatatttcccaatcgtcttttaa
- the tkr gene encoding tachykinin receptor isoform X2 — MLLSLSLTFTLLFCYWTGTMYYIEGSVTYKYYKETLDLVGLRPNPAIVPQQRDARIYRVTRDVGQDTGNLSESYGGASSNFSGKSQQLNLLPIAFNVTMNITSTHDPSDRMVTDVTATTEDHHEDEENPFAQSPYAIFGWSVVYGLLVVVALVGNLGICWIVIRNKRMQTVTNFFLASTAFADSNVIGFNTVFNFTYALNNDWYFGKAFCHFINFVPIGAVLASILSITVISLDRFVVIMYPLRRRTSRKTAKMTIAGIWLFSLGVAFPQCFFATITTEESGTRTTCSIQWPDGVSGRMRLGYQLSFMVISYFLPLIILAVSYVAMALRLCGSNNQVGHQNETQLRRIANNKKAVRMMMLVVVVFAICWCPYHLFFLADYIVSDSYHWEKIQQVYLAVFWVAMSSSMYNPFIYCWNNSRFREEFKRLCCCFKLAHQPKLNMGLRNRSVNYSTAVAPEVTVHLHFDSDREAEGHERPSTAQTLL, encoded by the exons atgttgttatCTCTCTCTTTGACGTTCACGTTATTATTCTGCTATTGGACCGGTACCATGTATTATATAGAAGGGTCGGTCACTTACAAATATTACAAGGAGACACTTGACTTGGTTGGGTTGCGGCCAAACCCTGCCATTGTACCACAGCAACGAGATGCGAGGATATATAGAGTAACAAGAGACGTGGGACAGGACACGGGGAACTTGAGCGAATCGTACGGAG gAGCTAGTTCAAATTTTAGCGGGAAATCTCAACAATTAAACTTGTTGCCAATTGCATTCAACGTCACAATG AACATCACCAGCACCCACGATCCGAGTGACAGAATGGTGACTGACGTCACAGCAACAACTGAAGATCACCACGAAGACGAAGAAAACCCGTTCGCCCAG AGCCCATACGCGATATTCGGTTGGTCAGTGGTGTATGGGTTACTAGTCGTTGTAGCTTTGGTGGGAAATCTTGGGATCTGCTGGATCGTCATCAGGAACAAACGAATGCAAACCGTCACCAACTTCTTCCTCGCCAGCACTGCGTTTGCG GACTCAAACGTGATCGGTTTCAACACCGTTTTTAACTTCACGTATGCTTTGAACAACGATTGGTATTTCGGGAAGGCGTTTTGTCATTTTATCAACTTTGTGCCGATCGGGGCGGTCCTTGCTAGCATCCTTTCTATCACTGTTATCAGTTTGGATCGCTTCGTCGTCATCATGTACCCGCTACGTAGGAGGACATCTCGGAAGACTG CCAAGATGACGATCGCTGGCATCTGGTTGTTTTCGTTGGGTGTGGCTTTCCCTCAATGTTTCTTCGCCACAATAACAACGGAGGAAAGTGGGACAAGAACAACATGCAGCATACAGTGGCCAGATGGTGTTTCGGGGCGTATGCGGTTGGG GTACCAACTTTCGTTCATGGTCATCTCATACTTTCTACCCTTGATAATATTAGCGGTCAGCTACGTTGCCATGGCGCTTCGTCTGTGTGGAAGCAACAACCAAGTCGGCCACCAAAACGAGACTCAACTGCGCCGTATAGCGAATAACAAAAAG GCTGTTCGTATGATGATGTTGGTCGTTGTTGTATTCGCAATATGTTGGTGTCCTTACCACTTGTTCTTCCTCGCTGATTATATAGTCAGTGATAGCTATCATTGGGAGAAAATACAACAAGTTTATCTCGCCGTATTCTGGGTTGCAATGAGTAGTTCCATGTACAACCCGTTCATATATTGCTGGAACAACAGTCG ATTTCGCGAAGAGTTTAAACgactttgttgttgttttaaacttgcTCATCAACCTAAGTTAAACATGG GTTTAAGGAATCGTTCCGTGAATTATTCCACTGCGGTGGCGCCAGAGGTCACCGTTCATTTGCATTTCGACTCCGACAGAGAAGCAGAGGGGCATGAGAG ACCATCCACGGCTCAAACCCTGTTATGA
- the tkr gene encoding tachykinin receptor (The RefSeq protein has 2 substitutions compared to this genomic sequence), with protein MNISSTHDPSGRMVTDVTATTEDHHEDEENPFAQSPYAIFGWSVVYGLLVVVALVGNLGICWIVIRNKRMQTVTNFFLASTAFADSNVIGFNTVFNFTYALNNDWYFGKAFCHFINFVPIGAVLASILSITVISLDRFVVIMYPLRRRTSRKTAKMTIAGIWLFSLGVAFPQCFFATITTEESGTRTTCSIQWPDGVSGRMRLGYQLSFMVISYFLPLIILAVSYVAMALRLCGSNNQVGHQNETQLRRIANNKKAVRMMMLVVVVFAICWCPYHLFFLADYIVSDSYHWEKIQQVYLAVFWVAMSSSMYNPFIYCWNNSRFKESFRELFHCGGARGHRSFAFRLRQRSRGA; from the exons ATG AACATCACCAGCACCCACGATCCGAGTGACAGAATGGTGACTGACGTCACAGCAACAACTGAAGATCACCACGAAGACGAAGAAAACCCGTTCGCCCAG AGCCCATACGCGATATTCGGTTGGTCAGTGGTGTATGGGTTACTAGTCGTTGTAGCTTTGGTGGGAAATCTTGGGATCTGCTGGATCGTCATCAGGAACAAACGAATGCAAACCGTCACCAACTTCTTCCTCGCCAGCACTGCGTTTGCG GACTCAAACGTGATCGGTTTCAACACCGTTTTTAACTTCACGTATGCTTTGAACAACGATTGGTATTTCGGGAAGGCGTTTTGTCATTTTATCAACTTTGTGCCGATCGGGGCGGTCCTTGCTAGCATCCTTTCTATCACTGTTATCAGTTTGGATCGCTTCGTCGTCATCATGTACCCGCTACGTAGGAGGACATCTCGGAAGACTG CCAAGATGACGATCGCTGGCATCTGGTTGTTTTCGTTGGGTGTGGCTTTCCCTCAATGTTTCTTCGCCACAATAACAACGGAGGAAAGTGGGACAAGAACAACATGCAGCATACAGTGGCCAGATGGTGTTTCGGGGCGTATGCGGTTGGG GTACCAACTTTCGTTCATGGTCATCTCATACTTTCTACCCTTGATAATATTAGCGGTCAGCTACGTTGCCATGGCGCTTCGTCTGTGTGGAAGCAACAACCAAGTCGGCCACCAAAACGAGACTCAACTGCGCCGTATAGCGAATAACAAAAAG GCTGTTCGTATGATGATGTTGGTCGTTGTTGTATTCGCAATATGTTGGTGTCCTTACCACTTGTTCTTCCTCGCTGATTATATAGTCAGTGATAGCTATCATTGGGAGAAAATACAACAAGTTTATCTCGCCGTATTCTGGGTTGCAATGAGTAGTTCCATGTACAACCCGTTCATATATTGCTGGAACAACAGTCG GTTTAAGGAATCGTTCCGTGAATTATTCCACTGCGGTGGCGCCAGAGGTCACCGTTCATTTGCATTTCGACTCCGACAGAGAAGCAGAGGGGCATGA
- the LOC100180488 gene encoding hemocyanin G-type, units Oda to Odg-like — translation MTFYKVNFIAALMASLFALSSQKDGSCLALKCAHGKIYDEFSGRCVCTCRRGYILALNGHSCVRVRFGEWSSWSSCIVSEWGGVQHRGRLCKTKLGRSANNRCVGAGSQSRSCSKVTSDFRIRKNLLDLTDEELHDFIQGFTKFKQDHSLFGYLSTAYWHGWPSKCPWYKHGIKGHKNGHCSWHHHPMFLPWHRLIMVQLELGLSRHMKNKTLGIPYWDWTDPIYKGLPDLVKNPTIYDPILKKYVPNPFYRTYIPSHAPVNNKTLYNYRLVVKAGYTKNHLMLTNVIEALNMPNYKKFDFTSVHSHDDIHNCVCDAFNKIGVNCTYSMVTTDFAAFDALFFLHHSQMDRLFALFAHLRELLGQQDWTKASFLQAYKNAPEFDFFNRSDVSGSWDWPMSPFCNASMNPSYVTLNKDSWTVGNSYYYQELFGYKYDTFDLARRDWKLLLKDLKCSFNSNNFGHPSPFISKLGEGLGIIYKTKEKFTFSCTT, via the exons AtgacgttttataaagtcaaCTTTATCGCTGCATTGATGGCGTCATTATTTGCTTTATCTTCTCAGAAag ATGGGTCTTGCCTTGCATTGAAATGTGCCCATGGTAAAATATACGATGAATTCAGTGGTCGATGTGTCTGTACGTGTAGAAGGGGTTACATCCTTGCGTTAAACGGGCATTCGTGTGTTAGAG TCCGGTTTGGTGAATGGTCAAGTTGGAGTTCATGCATTGTATCTGAGTGGGGTGGGGTGCAACACAGAGGACGACTTTGtaagaccaagttaggaagaTCTGCGAATAATAGATGTGTGGGTGCTGGTAGCCAATCAAGATCGTGTTCAAAAGTTACCAGTG ATTTTCGAATTCGTAAAAACCTCTTGGATCTGACCGATGAAGAACTTCATGATTTCATTCAAGGATtcactaaatttaaacaagatcATTCGCTCTTTGGATATCTT AGTACAGCTTATTGGCATGGATGGCCTTCTAAATGCCCATGGTATAAACATGGCATTAAAGGCCATAAAAATGGTCATTGCAGTTGGCATCATCATCCTATGTTTCTACCATGGCATAGACTGATCATGGTGCAATTAGAACTTG gTTTATCTCGTcacatgaaaaacaaaacgcTTGGAATTCCTTACTGGGATTGGACGGATCCTATTTACAAAGGACTTCCAGATTTAGTGAAGAACCCAACCATTTATGATCCCATATTGAAGAAATATGTTCCCAATCCATTTTACAGAACTTATATACCGAGTCACGCACcagttaacaataaaacact ATATAATTATCGCTTGGTGGTGAAAGCTGGGTATACAAAGAACCATCTGATGCTAACCAACGTCATAGAAGCTCTGAATATGCcgaattataaaaagtttgatTTCACTTCTGTTCACTCACATGATGAC ATCCACAATTGTGTTTGTGATGCATTTAACAAAATTGGAGTAAACTGCACATACAGTATGGTCACCACTGACTTTGCTGCATTTGATGCCTTGTTTTTCCTGCACCATAGTCAAATGGATCGATTGTTTGCACTTTTTGCTCACTTGAGGGAGCTGCTGGGTCAACAGGATTGGACGAAAGCAAGTTTCCTGCAAGCTTATAAG AATGCACCTGAGTTTGATTTCTTTAACCGTTCTGATGTTTCTGGGTCGTGGGATTGGCCGATGTCTCCGTTTTGTAACGCTTCAATGAACCCAAGTTACGTCACGTTAAACAAAGACTCGTGGACCGTCGGCAATTCTTATTATTACCAAGAATTGTTTGGGTATAAGTACGACACGTTTGATCTTGCTAGGAGAGATTGGAAACTTCTTCTCAAAGATTTAAAGTGTTCGTTTAACAGCAACAACTTCGGGCATCCATCTCCTTTCATATCAAAGTTAGGGGAAGGTCTTggtattatttataaaacaaaagaaaaattcaCGTTTTCATGCACAACTTAA
- the LOC100182834 gene encoding hemocyanin G-type, units Oda to Odg-like, translated as MKLLFLLCLMMSQFAVTNSKKKIDNFSFDDISMYEKEKAILNSNCTDSKSCLQRCQHGKVWTLQTGCCSCTCRRGYILSTDGESCTRVRFGEWSSWSSCIVSEWGGVQHRGRLCKTKLGRSANNRCVGAGSQSRSCSKVTSDFRIRKNLLDLTDEELHDFIQGFTKFKHDHSLFGYLNTVKWHGWPFKCPWYKHGIKWHSDGHCSWHQHPMFLSWHRLITIQLELGLSRHMKNKTLGIPYWDWTDPTYKGLPDLVKNPTIYDPILKKYVPNPIYRTYIPSHTLVNNKTLYNYRVVESAGYLQHDLMLRNVILALSTPSYKKYDDTAVLSHDQIHNCMCVPKDPHIDCTYSFDTTGFSAFEPAFLLHHSQIDRVYALYQKLRQVLGTQDWTKDSFLDPYKLDEHFDFFNRSDVSGSWDWPMSPFCNASMNPSYVTLNKDSWTVGNSYYYQELFGYKYDTFDLARRDWKLLLKDLKQSYKSKYYGKSIPYFSHMGVDLGEISPGSTQFITGCTV; from the exons ATGAAGTTATTatttcttctttgtttaatgaTGTCACAGTTCG CCGTTACGAACTCgaagaaaaaaattgacaactTTTCTTTCGATGACATTTCAATGTATGAAAAAGAGAAGGCGATTTTAAACTCCAATTGTACAG ATTCAAAGTCTTGCCTTCAACGTTGTCAACATGGGAAGGTATGGACGCTTCAAACAGGTTGTTGTAGTTGTACATGTAGACGaggttatattttatcaacCGATGGAGAGTCGTGTACAAGAG TCCGGTTTGGTGAATGGTCAAGTTGGAGTTCATGCATTGTATCTGAGTGGGGTGGGGTGCAACACAGAGGACGACTTTGtaagaccaagttaggaagaTCTGCGAATAATAGATGTGTGGGTGCTGGTAGCCAATCAAGATCGTGTTCAAAAGTTACCAGTG ATTTTCGAATTCGTAAAAACCTCTTGGATCTGACCGATGAAGAACTTCATGATTTCATTCAAGGATtcactaaatttaaacatgatCATTCGCTCTTTGGATATCTT AACACGGTCAAATGGCATGGATGGCCTTTTAAATGCCCATGGTATAAACATGGCATTAAATGGCATTCAGATGGACATTGCAGTTGGCATCAACATCCTATGTTCCTATCCTGGCATAGACTGATCACTATACAGTTAGAACTTG GTTTATCTCGTcacatgaaaaacaaaacgcTTGGAATTCCTTACTGGGATTGGACGGATCCTACTTACAAAGGACTTCCAGATTTAGTGAAGAACCCAACCATTTATGATCCCATATTGAAGAAATATGTTCCCAATCCAATCTATAGAACGTACATACCAAGTCACACCCTAGTTAATAACAAAACCCT aTACAATTACCGAGTAGTAGAAAGTGCTGGCTACCTTCAACATGACCTTATGTTGAGGAATGTCATTCTTGCTCTTTCCACGCCAAGTTACAAAAAGTATGATGATACTGCAGTTTTATCCCATGATCAG ATCCACAACTGTATGTGCGTGCCTAAAGATCCTCATATTGACTGCACCTACAGCTTTGATACAACTGGTTTCTCAGCATTTGAACCAGCATTCTTGTTGCACCACAGCCAAATAGATAGGGTGTATGCTTTATACCAAAAACTAAGGCAAGTTTTAGGAACACAAGATTGGACAAAAGATAGTTTTTTGGATCCTTACAAG CTGGATGAACATTTTGATTTCTTTAACCGTTCTGATGTTTCTGGGTCATGGGATTGGCCGATGTCCCCGTTTTGTAACGCTTCAATGAACCCAAGTTACGTCACGTTAAACAAAGACTCGTGGACCGTCGGCAATTCTTATTATTACCAAGAACTGTTTGGGTATAAGTACGACACGTTTGATCTTGCTAGAAGAGATTGGAAACTTCTTCTCAAAGATTTAAAGCAGAGttacaaaagtaaatattatggGAAGAGCATCCCCTATTTCTCGCACATGGGGGTTGACTTGGGCGAAATATCTCCTGGGTCTACTCAATTTATAACCGGTTGTACTGTCTAA